The Microcystis aeruginosa NIES-843 sequence ATAGCCTTTTAATCGCTCCGGTAGTTTTTTGATTAAATCGGATTTACCTCGAAAGGCATGAATTTTATAGGTGACATTCTCAAATAATATTTTAGGTAAAATTTGATTTAAACATTCTTGGGTAGAAAATTCTTCAACTAAAAATTCAAGATGCACTTTTTCCCTCCTTTGCTATTAAACTTAAATGCTAGGATTACCCACATCAAAATAGTCCTCCATCCATAATTGACCCAACAAAGCACCATTTTGAATAAATTCCTTAACTCCTTGCATTGCTGAAGTACGTTTAGCTTGAGTAAAACCATTTTCATCTCGATAAAGTACCCAAACCTCCTCTGGTTTCAAACCATCTACAAAAAAGGGAGAATGAGTTGTTACCATTAATTGTGTACTTGCGGTCGCTGCCCGACATTCTTCTGCTAATTCAGGTAATAAACGGGGATGAAGATGATTTTCTGGTTCTTCTATTCCCAGTAATTGCGGAGGGCTTGGATCATATAATATAGTTAAATAAGCCAACATTTTTAAAGTGCCATCGGAGGCAAATTTGGCAAGAATTGGCTCTTGAAAAGGTGCGTCTTTAATTTGAAGTAAAAGCTGTCCATTCGGCATAATAGATGCTTCTACTTTTTCTAATCTGGGAATTCGACGAGAAAGGGTTTGTAAAATAGATTCTAATCGTTGAGGATGATCTTCTTTTAAATATTGAATAACATTAGGTAAATTGTCACCAGTTGGCGATAATCTTTCTTGCGCTCCTGCTTCTGGTTGAGTGCGAGTATTATCTGCGGTTAAGTAGGAAAGATACCAACTTGTGATAAAACGACGCAAAGCACTAACCCGGGGATGTTTGGCCAATTGTCCGAGGGTACTAACAGCTAAAAATTCCGGGGAGTCTAATCGTTCAGAAATTCGTTTATCTTTTGGTTTGGGATTTTCTCCACTAACCACTATTCCTCCCCCTTCTTTAAAGTCTAAAAAGCGATAAGGTTTGCCCTTCGCTCCTTGTCTCCACTGTAACCATTCTTCGGCAACATAAGGGCGATTGTTAGCTTCATTAATAGCCAAATGATAGGTAATTAAAGGTGATGCCAATTTTTCTCGATATTTTAATTCGATAATGATGTAACCTTCTTGTCCTCTGGTTCTTAATTCTTTAAATCTTCCCCGTCTGTCCCAAGCTTTTTTTAAACCAACAGTAAAACATTCAGAGAGGAAAGCAAAGACATCAAATATGGTAGATTTTCCGCTCCCATTAGGACCGAGAAAAACGGTTAAAGGAGTAATGCTTTTTAATTCTAAGTCCTGTAAAGCTCGGTAATTTTGCACGCGCAGATTTTCGATTCGAGGTATAGAGTTTTTAGACATTGATTGTTGCTCTCTGCTGCTTTTAGCTCGTCTTGTCCCAGATTAGCTGTTAATTTCGCCAGTTCCCCGAAAAAACTGGTCAATTTTTAGTAATCTCTACTTATAATACCAAATCCAATCGGTGATCAGATACACCCATTTCTCTTTCCTGAGTTTCCCCATCATCTGCTTTGTCAAGACCAGAATCGGCCTTGACTTGGCTTTAAGGTTTATTTTATAGATGCCTTTGATGTTAACAGTAGGGAACTATGGCATAATCCAGTTATACTTCATCTTTATGAAAAACTCTTTAATAAACCTAGAGTTTTTAAATTGAGTAATCGATAACTTTCTCACTTTTATTGTCAAAATCAGTGAGTAAAGTCGCTTTTCTCGGTTTTAAATGTACCGTTTGTTCTGGTTGTAACTGTAATTGCTTGTATTCCTCACGATTGAGATAAGCCACCACCATTTCCCCATCGGCTAACATTAATTCT is a genomic window containing:
- a CDS encoding AAA family ATPase, which translates into the protein MSKNSIPRIENLRVQNYRALQDLELKSITPLTVFLGPNGSGKSTIFDVFAFLSECFTVGLKKAWDRRGRFKELRTRGQEGYIIIELKYREKLASPLITYHLAINEANNRPYVAEEWLQWRQGAKGKPYRFLDFKEGGGIVVSGENPKPKDKRISERLDSPEFLAVSTLGQLAKHPRVSALRRFITSWYLSYLTADNTRTQPEAGAQERLSPTGDNLPNVIQYLKEDHPQRLESILQTLSRRIPRLEKVEASIMPNGQLLLQIKDAPFQEPILAKFASDGTLKMLAYLTILYDPSPPQLLGIEEPENHLHPRLLPELAEECRAATASTQLMVTTHSPFFVDGLKPEEVWVLYRDENGFTQAKRTSAMQGVKEFIQNGALLGQLWMEDYFDVGNPSI